TGCGCGGATAGCAATCGGCGTCCGCTAAGGAAGTAATCGGCCCGATCCGCTCCTACTACGCATCGCCAACGGCACGCGCACTAATGACCGCGTGATCCAGGGAAAGCGCCAAATGCCCGACAGTATAGGCCCGTAAAGACTCAAGGGCACGCACGGGCCGTCGTCACTGGCTACGACAAGCGCGGCTCTGTTTTCCTCGGCACCATTACCGCCGCCAGCCTCATCATCTGGCTCCGCACACTGATCGCCCGGACAGGACTTGTCAGTCAGGCGTCAGCAGTGTGGGTAAGTTCAGGCGAGGAGTCGTTCGACGGTGGCACCGCGGTGATTGCTGTGGGCCGCGGCGGTCATCGAGTTGCTTGGGGCCGGGGCGCTTCTGCGGTCAGGCCCGCGTAGGCCTCGGCGAGGCCCTCTTCATTATCTGCTGCGGATCGAGCACCCCGAACAATTCCCCTGTCCAGGCGGGCGGCGAAGTAGATGGCGTTGCACATCCACCGCAGCTTGACGAAAGCGTCGAGGTGAGCGAGTTCCTCGCAGGCCTCAGGGGATACTCGCTTGTAGCCGTCCAACGCCCAGTCCAGCACGCGTGGATGGTGGCGCGTGATCACCGCCAGGCTGCCCAGGTCGTAGAGCCGCGGAGCCTGCATCGCAGCTGACCAGTCGATGAGTCCGTCCAGAGGGATGCGGCCGTCTTCCAGCCGGAAGCCGCCCAGTCCCGGATCGCCGTGGACCACACCGATGCGTAGCTGCCTGCGCATAGAGATACCGCGGGCGTCGTCCAGGGCTCGCGCCGCCGCGTCGCGGATCTTCGCCGTCATGGGAATGTCCCGCAGACAGGCATCGGCCCACGTCCACGGCCAGGCGAACTGTTCGCACAGTCCCGCGTCCTCGTCTCCGAGCGCCCGGTGTGCGCGAGCCAGGGTCTCTCCCACGCGCCGAGCGTCTGCGGGTGACGCGGTGTCGGGTGGTCGGCCCGGCACGTATTCGAGTAGCGCGAGTACCCCTTCGGGGAGGTCCACGGCCAGGCTCCCGTCCCGTGCCGAAACGGGTGGGCCGCTGGGAAAGCCGCGGGAGGAGGCCGCTACAGCCGCCCTGAGTCCGCCCCGGAAGGCGTCGGCGTCGCCGGAGTCGGCGAGCTTGGCCACGTACCGGCCGGGGTTGTGGACGGGCCCGGCGAGGTGGACCAGCCAAGTGGTCGAGTTCCAGCCGCCGGGAAGGTCTTCGATCGATGTCACGGAGGCGTCCCAGTGAGCGAGTACGGCCCTCAACCGCTCGGCGTCCATGTGCGCCTCCACTCCCGACGAGATCGCCCGCAACACCAGTGGACGGGGCCGGCCCGCCGCGCCGCGCGTCCCTCACCCTCGAAGACCTGGCGGCGGCGCACAGCCGCCCTCAGACAAACTACCCCGATAACACTCAATCGAGTTCAGTAGTCGCCTGCCGTGACGCCACACGGGCGACACTGGTCCGGCCACTCCGCCATGGGATAGCCGCCATGATCTGCCTGACCAGACTCCACAGAAACCGCCTACCCCCGGCGCCCCTTCCGGAGGAACCGCCGCAACCGCGCCAGCGGCCACGTGTTGATGACGTCCGCCGTGGTGAGCCACCCGCGCTGGGCCGTGCCCACCCCTAGACGCATGTGGTCGAGATGCAGCACGGAGTGCGCATCGGTGGACACCGCGAACTTCGCACCGAACTCCTTCGCCCGCAGGATGTCCTCGTCGCGCAGATCGAGCCGTTCCGGCTGCGCGTTGACCTCCAGCGCCGTCCCGGTGCGGGCGCAGGCCGCGAACACCTCGTCCCAGTCCGCGTCCACGGGCTGCCGCCTGCCGATCATCCGGGCCGTCGGATGGCCGATGACGTTCACGTACGGGTGCTCGCAGGCGCGCACCAGACGCCGCGTCATGGCCCGCTTGCCGAGGCCGAAGTGCGAGTGCAGCGAGGCCACGCGGATGTCGAAGCCGGCGAGGAACTCCTCGGGCCAGTCCACCTCGCCGTCCGGGCCGATGTTCAGCTCCGTGCCGTGCAGCAGCCGCATGCCGCGGTGCGCGCCGTCCAGCTCCCGCACCCGGGCGCGCTGCGCCAGCGCCTTCTCGTCCGTCATCCGCTGCATGTACAGGTCGGGGGCGTGGTCGGTGACGGCGTAGTAGCGGTAGCCGCGCCGTGCGGCGGCCTCGACCATCTCCTCCAGGGACGCGATGCCGTCGGTGAGGGAGGTGTGGGTGTGCAGGT
The nucleotide sequence above comes from Streptomyces sp. TS71-3. Encoded proteins:
- a CDS encoding phosphotransferase enzyme family protein, with translation MTSIEDLPGGWNSTTWLVHLAGPVHNPGRYVAKLADSGDADAFRGGLRAAVAASSRGFPSGPPVSARDGSLAVDLPEGVLALLEYVPGRPPDTASPADARRVGETLARAHRALGDEDAGLCEQFAWPWTWADACLRDIPMTAKIRDAAARALDDARGISMRRQLRIGVVHGDPGLGGFRLEDGRIPLDGLIDWSAAMQAPRLYDLGSLAVITRHHPRVLDWALDGYKRVSPEACEELAHLDAFVKLRWMCNAIYFAARLDRGIVRGARSAADNEEGLAEAYAGLTAEAPRPQATR